The genomic window TTAATCATACTCTTTTAACTATTAATGAGCTAAAAAAACATAATATAAAGTGTATAGGCTGGATAGCAAATGAATATAAACAAACTAAATATACAAACGAACAAATAACTACGATTGAAAAATTTTCAAATATGAATTGTTTAACTAAAATTAAAAAAGATGCTAATTATTTAGATTTTATAGAACTTTCTAAAAAACTAATTTCTCCAGAAGAAAATAAAAATTGCTGATTATTTTTTTCTACTATTATTTCTCCTATATCTGATAAACCAACATATTTACAATTTTCTAATTTTTGGTTTCCAACCATTATGGTAAACTTTTTATCTTTTATATAGTTTAATTTTTCATACTCATCTTTAAAAAAGATAAAACCTTTTTTATAAAACAAACCTATATCTTTTTTTATTGTTTCTATGAGTTTAATTAATAATACTGTTCTATCTATATGCTTTGAAGATTCTCGTTTTAATGAAGTCCATTCGCGTTTGATATTATCATTTTTTTGCATATTAACATTTAACCCAAAAGCAATATGCAAAATAGATTCGTTATTGATTTCTCCACTAATATTTATAATGACTCCGGCAATTTTTTTATCATTTATATAAATATCATTTGGCCACTTCAGTTTTACATCAAAATCTAAGTCTTGTAAAACTTTAGCAATACTAATTGCTATAATAAGAGATAGACCTGAAAACTTTGATATATCAAAAGATATATACTCTACAATAGTACAGTATAGATTTTTGCCAAATGGCGATACCCATTCTCGATTAAACCTTCCATAGCCTTTAGTCTGATGCTCAGCTAAAATTATAGTATTTTCTAAAAAACTATTTTGATGCTTTATAGCATAGTTAGATGTTGAGTCTATACTATGGAAATAAATAACATTTTTGTATTTTTCAATAATATTATCAATATCTAATAAATCTAACTTTTCTTGCAACAAATAACCTTTTTTAGTTGAAGATAATATCTCTAGTTGATACTTATCATTTAGTAACTTAATATTTTTAGATATTGCCGCTCTACTTATGTTAAGTTTTTCACCAATTTCTGCACCGCTTATGTATTCATCACTTTTTAAGAAATTAAGTATTTCTAATTGAGTTTGATTCATTACATATTTTCCTTAAGTACTATATCTAGTTATTTTAACATTTTTCAAACTCAAAGTTTTATTGCTTTTATAGTCACTAAAGCCATGTATTTTCTATCATTTATACCAAACTATTTTATTCTATTTAGTGTTATTTTTTATTTTATTTGAGTTGTAATGCACTCTACTGATACTATACAAGTATAATCATAATTGTCTGTTACTATTTTCCCAAGATATTTTAAATATGAAAAAGACTAAATCTTATTGTTTTTAAATTTTACCAAAAAAATACTATTTTTATCATAAAGTATTGTTTTCTTTAATGCTTTAAGGTTTTTACATCTATATATAACTTTTTTTTATATAGACTATAAAAACTATCTATTTAACATTTTAAAGGTTCCATGAGATACTACAATCACAAAAAAAACAATAAATATAAAATCGTCTAAAGG from Francisella adeliensis includes these protein-coding regions:
- a CDS encoding biotin--[acetyl-CoA-carboxylase] ligase, which encodes MNQTQLEILNFLKSDEYISGAEIGEKLNISRAAISKNIKLLNDKYQLEILSSTKKGYLLQEKLDLLDIDNIIEKYKNVIYFHSIDSTSNYAIKHQNSFLENTIILAEHQTKGYGRFNREWVSPFGKNLYCTIVEYISFDISKFSGLSLIIAISIAKVLQDLDFDVKLKWPNDIYINDKKIAGVIINISGEINNESILHIAFGLNVNMQKNDNIKREWTSLKRESSKHIDRTVLLIKLIETIKKDIGLFYKKGFIFFKDEYEKLNYIKDKKFTIMVGNQKLENCKYVGLSDIGEIIVEKNNQQFLFSSGEISFLESSIKSK